In Symmachiella dynata, the following are encoded in one genomic region:
- a CDS encoding GNAT family N-acetyltransferase, with protein sequence MITVRPAVGPEVESAVRLLMQQVPQADRQQHVANALASAAHGELVLDDLLIGYRDAEPVGAILTVIQPGQTASIWPPEVANADDEMADALVAASVRHLEAAGVTIIQSILEPDDHSGRQLLTRNGIGYLTDLLFMERNLDHHWPQDTRPPLKSVVYSTETHDRFVALLEQTYQATLDCPELDGIRTAEQALASHQAAGRFAAETWRLYCIDGVDAGVLLLSEHPDQRAWELVYMGVGPSCRGQGLGWRMLLDALPKLPRTAADTVFLAVDCRNRYASATYERLGFSALASRALHLYLTR encoded by the coding sequence ATGATTACCGTCCGTCCCGCCGTCGGCCCAGAAGTTGAATCCGCCGTCCGATTGCTGATGCAGCAGGTTCCACAAGCGGATCGGCAGCAACACGTCGCAAACGCCTTAGCCTCTGCCGCGCATGGCGAGTTGGTCCTGGACGACCTGCTGATCGGCTACCGTGACGCTGAACCGGTCGGCGCGATCCTTACAGTCATCCAACCGGGGCAAACGGCATCCATCTGGCCGCCCGAAGTTGCGAATGCGGATGACGAAATGGCCGATGCACTCGTCGCCGCGTCTGTCCGGCATTTGGAGGCAGCCGGTGTCACGATCATTCAGTCCATTTTAGAACCAGATGACCATTCGGGGCGGCAGCTTCTCACGCGCAACGGCATCGGGTATTTGACCGATCTGTTGTTTATGGAGCGGAATTTAGATCACCATTGGCCGCAAGACACGCGTCCGCCGCTCAAGTCGGTTGTCTACAGCACGGAGACGCACGATCGATTTGTAGCGCTCTTAGAGCAGACCTACCAGGCGACGTTGGATTGCCCCGAACTGGACGGGATTCGCACCGCGGAGCAAGCACTCGCGTCGCACCAAGCGGCGGGACGCTTTGCGGCAGAGACGTGGCGATTGTATTGCATTGATGGCGTCGATGCGGGGGTTTTGTTGCTGTCGGAGCATCCGGATCAACGGGCCTGGGAACTGGTTTATATGGGGGTGGGACCGTCCTGCCGAGGACAAGGACTCGGCTGGCGGATGCTGTTGGATGCGTTGCCCAAGCTGCCGCGAACCGCAGCGGACACGGTCTTTTTAGCGGTCGATTGCCGAAACCGGTATGCGTCCGCAACTTACGAACGGTTGGGTTTTTCGGCATTGGCATCGCGAGCGCTGCACTTGTATTTGACGCGGTGA
- a CDS encoding FmdB family zinc ribbon protein, protein MPIFEYACSACQHEFELLVRNGEQVKCPDCGAGELEKLLSAPAAHATRTAGGLPISNACPPSDAPPCSPGCCRM, encoded by the coding sequence ATGCCGATATTTGAGTACGCTTGCTCGGCTTGTCAGCATGAGTTTGAACTTCTTGTGCGTAACGGGGAACAGGTAAAGTGCCCCGATTGTGGGGCGGGTGAGTTAGAGAAGTTGCTCAGCGCTCCAGCGGCACACGCCACCCGCACCGCGGGTGGTTTGCCGATCTCGAACGCCTGTCCCCCGAGCGATGCTCCTCCTTGCAGCCCAGGTTGCTGCCGCATGTAA
- a CDS encoding anti-sigma factor family protein yields MSCHDFQHKLALLVGDELEVNEAVAARRHIAQCPACREALQGLTDSRTIMRVVSETPTEIRGDSLWPRLRAQISPATVLQTRRGYPSWMPTATLAAACVALLIFVGSTPMIDGQSEPVSFVDSSFGSQAAPAENASQYGDFRRMHRGGAGFESNMLGVGNPLGNQSPRQQQVKQVPYFEPIHEL; encoded by the coding sequence ATGAGTTGTCATGATTTTCAACATAAGTTGGCCCTGTTGGTCGGCGATGAATTGGAAGTCAACGAGGCGGTCGCCGCCCGTAGGCATATCGCTCAGTGTCCCGCTTGCCGTGAGGCATTGCAGGGTCTCACCGACAGCCGGACGATCATGCGTGTCGTAAGCGAAACTCCCACTGAGATTCGTGGGGACTCCCTGTGGCCGCGGTTACGTGCCCAAATTTCTCCGGCCACCGTTTTACAGACGCGGCGCGGCTATCCAAGTTGGATGCCGACAGCGACGTTGGCAGCAGCTTGTGTGGCGCTCTTGATTTTTGTGGGGTCAACCCCCATGATCGATGGCCAAAGCGAACCTGTTTCGTTTGTCGATTCGAGTTTTGGGTCTCAAGCTGCCCCAGCGGAAAATGCGTCGCAATACGGTGATTTTCGCCGCATGCACCGCGGTGGGGCTGGTTTTGAGTCCAATATGCTTGGTGTGGGAAATCCTCTTGGTAATCAATCACCGCGACAACAGCAGGTGAAGCAGGTCCCGTATTTCGAACCGATTCACGAACTTTAA
- a CDS encoding RNA polymerase sigma factor gives MILMSKNEAGTTDLEESGVTLSDARLVEDVRRGDKDAYGGLVTRYERRLIGVILRFVHDTELSRDLAQETFLRAFERLDQFDPSRRFGPWLFRIGVNLALDYLRRRKRRGWTSLFSESASEKSPDPSTDDPRQEIDLRQEVQHVLEQIPEKYRKVLVLRDLENFSTSEIAAIENRKEATIRWRLAEARTRFQKLWEKRNLDQDVVDTFLGGEEFTDELS, from the coding sequence ATGATCTTAATGTCAAAAAACGAGGCCGGTACAACCGATCTTGAGGAATCCGGGGTTACGCTCAGTGATGCCCGTCTGGTGGAAGATGTGCGCCGTGGCGATAAGGATGCTTATGGCGGGCTGGTGACGCGGTACGAACGGCGGCTGATTGGGGTGATTCTGCGATTCGTGCATGACACGGAGTTATCGCGTGACTTGGCACAGGAAACGTTTCTCCGCGCATTTGAACGGTTGGACCAGTTTGATCCCTCACGTCGATTTGGCCCGTGGTTGTTCCGCATTGGCGTGAATTTGGCATTGGATTATTTGCGACGCAGGAAACGTCGCGGTTGGACGTCGCTTTTCTCTGAAAGTGCCTCAGAAAAGTCACCCGATCCGTCGACCGACGACCCGCGTCAAGAGATTGACCTGCGGCAAGAAGTGCAGCACGTTTTAGAGCAGATTCCCGAGAAGTACCGCAAAGTGCTGGTTTTACGGGATTTGGAGAACTTCTCTACTTCGGAAATTGCCGCAATAGAAAACCGCAAGGAAGCCACGATTCGATGGCGATTGGCGGAAGCCCGGACGCGCTTTCAAAAGCTCTGGGAAAAGCGGAATTTGGATCAAGACGTTGTCGATACATTTTTAGGGGGCGAGGAATTCACCGATGAGTTGTCATGA
- the trmB gene encoding tRNA (guanosine(46)-N7)-methyltransferase TrmB gives MALAPQIDLRPYFQILADIEGPFDWQEYFGNDHPVEVEVGAGRGLFLFNEGRRRPESNFLGIEINYREGRRAALRVAKREMSNVRFLGGDAKVVLGERIASASVAGVHVYFPDPWWKRRHKPRRVFDDFLVEHIRRILIPGGKLHFWTDVEEYFDVAVKMVDEHPAFGPRTTPPERSPENDMDYHTSFERKKRKLGLPIFRAEWCKLEE, from the coding sequence ATGGCTTTAGCACCCCAGATTGACCTTCGTCCGTACTTTCAGATTCTCGCCGATATCGAAGGCCCGTTTGACTGGCAGGAATACTTTGGCAACGACCATCCGGTGGAAGTCGAAGTCGGTGCGGGTCGCGGTTTGTTTCTGTTCAATGAGGGACGTCGTCGTCCTGAGTCAAATTTCTTGGGAATTGAGATCAACTATCGCGAGGGGCGGCGGGCGGCTTTGCGGGTTGCTAAACGCGAGATGTCCAATGTTCGATTTTTGGGCGGTGATGCGAAAGTTGTGCTGGGCGAGCGAATTGCTTCAGCCAGTGTGGCGGGAGTTCACGTTTATTTTCCGGACCCGTGGTGGAAACGACGGCACAAACCGCGCCGTGTCTTTGACGATTTTCTAGTGGAGCACATTCGGCGGATTTTGATTCCAGGAGGCAAACTGCATTTTTGGACAGATGTCGAAGAATACTTCGATGTGGCGGTGAAAATGGTCGACGAACACCCCGCATTTGGCCCGCGGACGACTCCCCCAGAGCGTTCGCCGGAAAACGACATGGATTACCACACAAGTTTTGAGCGGAAGAAACGGAAGCTGGGTTTGCCGATTTTCCGTGCGGAATGGTGTAAACTAGAAGAGTAG
- a CDS encoding 3-hydroxyacyl-ACP dehydratase FabZ family protein: MPPPLLYDLNQIDFSKPIFDIDAIRRINPQRNQMEHLTAIVHVDRDNHGVVGYLDVTEEEFWVAGHMPGFPLMPGVIICEAAAQLAGFYARKYDLLGGDFLGFGGMDEIRFRAPVYPGSRLILMARCTKLRPNIRAVNTVQGVVDGKMVFSGTIIGVPIKRETKSS, encoded by the coding sequence ATGCCCCCACCACTGTTATATGATTTGAACCAGATCGACTTCAGCAAGCCGATTTTTGATATCGATGCCATTCGTCGGATCAACCCACAACGCAATCAAATGGAGCATTTGACGGCGATTGTGCACGTTGATCGCGATAATCACGGCGTCGTCGGCTATTTGGATGTCACCGAAGAAGAGTTTTGGGTGGCGGGCCATATGCCCGGATTTCCGTTGATGCCGGGAGTCATCATTTGCGAAGCGGCCGCCCAATTGGCCGGTTTTTATGCGCGCAAGTATGACCTGTTGGGCGGGGATTTTCTGGGATTTGGCGGCATGGATGAGATTCGCTTCCGTGCTCCGGTGTATCCCGGCAGTCGTCTGATTCTCATGGCTCGTTGCACGAAATTACGTCCCAATATCCGTGCTGTGAATACGGTGCAGGGGGTTGTCGACGGGAAAATGGTCTTTAGCGGCACGATTATCGGTGTGCCGATTAAACGAGAAACCAAATCGAGCTAG